The following are encoded in a window of Solidesulfovibrio magneticus RS-1 genomic DNA:
- a CDS encoding NAD-dependent succinate-semialdehyde dehydrogenase codes for MLHDMRLFREACLINGQWTAADNGETVAVDNPATGEIFGHVPRCGREETRRAIEAAHAAWPALRAMTALERADMLLRWHDLILANKDDLAKLMTLEQGKSLAESAGEIGYGASYIRWFAEEARRAYGDIVPANARGRMILVTREPVGVCGVVTPWNFPMAMIGRKVGPALAMGCPTVVKPASQTPFSALALGELAIRAGIPAGVVNIVTGNARAIGAELTENPTVRKVSFTGSTEVGKALMAQCAGTVKKVSMELGGNAPFIVFDDADIDAAVAGAMASKYRNSGQTCICANRFLVQAGIHDAFVKRLVEAVAGLSVGNGLDQGVNQGPLIDGKAVARMHAQVADAVGKGGRLALGGKAHALGGNFFEPTVIAHATPAMAFAREEIFGPLAPVFPFETEAEAIAMANDTEYGLAAYLYTRDIGRAMRVSGALEYGMVGVNESLISCTEAPFGGVKESGVGREGSRYGMDEYSVMKYTCLGGLA; via the coding sequence ATGCTTCACGATATGCGCCTTTTCCGGGAAGCCTGCCTCATCAACGGCCAGTGGACGGCGGCCGATAACGGCGAGACCGTGGCCGTGGACAACCCGGCCACCGGCGAAATCTTCGGCCATGTGCCGCGCTGCGGCCGCGAGGAAACCCGCCGGGCCATCGAGGCCGCCCACGCAGCCTGGCCGGCCCTGCGGGCCATGACCGCCCTGGAGCGGGCCGACATGCTCCTGCGCTGGCATGACCTCATCTTGGCCAACAAGGACGATCTGGCTAAGCTCATGACCCTGGAGCAGGGCAAGTCCCTGGCCGAGTCGGCCGGCGAGATCGGCTACGGCGCGAGCTATATCCGCTGGTTCGCCGAAGAGGCCCGCCGGGCCTACGGCGACATCGTCCCCGCCAATGCCCGGGGCCGCATGATCCTCGTCACCCGCGAACCGGTTGGCGTGTGCGGCGTCGTCACGCCCTGGAATTTCCCCATGGCCATGATCGGGCGCAAGGTCGGCCCGGCCCTGGCCATGGGTTGCCCCACGGTCGTCAAGCCTGCCTCCCAGACGCCGTTCTCCGCCCTGGCCCTGGGCGAACTGGCCATCCGGGCCGGCATCCCGGCCGGCGTGGTCAACATCGTCACCGGCAACGCCCGGGCCATCGGCGCGGAACTCACCGAAAACCCCACCGTGCGCAAGGTCAGCTTCACCGGCTCCACCGAGGTCGGCAAGGCGCTCATGGCCCAATGCGCCGGGACCGTCAAAAAGGTCTCCATGGAACTTGGCGGCAACGCGCCCTTTATCGTCTTCGACGACGCCGACATCGACGCCGCCGTGGCCGGAGCCATGGCCAGCAAATACCGCAACTCCGGCCAGACCTGCATCTGCGCCAACCGCTTCCTCGTCCAGGCCGGCATCCACGACGCCTTTGTTAAGCGGCTGGTGGAAGCCGTGGCCGGCCTGTCCGTGGGCAACGGCCTGGACCAGGGCGTGAACCAAGGCCCGCTCATTGACGGCAAGGCCGTGGCCCGCATGCACGCCCAGGTGGCCGACGCCGTGGGCAAGGGCGGCCGGCTGGCCCTCGGTGGCAAGGCCCATGCCCTGGGCGGCAATTTCTTCGAACCCACGGTCATCGCCCACGCCACCCCGGCCATGGCCTTTGCCAGGGAAGAGATCTTCGGCCCCCTGGCTCCGGTATTCCCCTTCGAGACCGAAGCCGAAGCCATCGCCATGGCCAACGATACCGAATACGGCCTGGCCGCCTACCTCTATACCCGCGACATCGGCCGGGCCATGCGCGTGTCCGGGGCGCTGGAATACGGCATGGTCGGCGTCAACGAGAGCCTCATCTCTTGCACCGAAGCGCCGTTCGGCGGCGTCAAGGAAAGCGGCGTGGGCCGCGAAGGCTCGCGCTACGGCATGGATGAGTACTCGGTGATGAAGTATACCTGCCTGGGCGGCTTGGCGTAG
- a CDS encoding N-acetylmuramoyl-L-alanine amidase family protein codes for MSGNARAGCKPAELIVAIDAGHGPKSPGATSASGQPEYAFNKRLAAAVKDALVQAGFSKALLIDPVGTDLPPAGRAARANAAKAGLLISIHHDSAQPQFFTTAVIDGRPRRVCDRFAGYGVFYSQRNKEAAASLALARAVGRELAASGLPFSSHHAADIPGEGRPIVDPIAGVYRYDGLAVLHAATIPAVLVEAGVIVNPAEEQALLTQARQTQTARAIARAVAAWCRERGK; via the coding sequence TTGAGCGGAAACGCCCGGGCCGGCTGCAAACCGGCCGAACTGATCGTGGCCATCGATGCCGGCCACGGCCCCAAATCCCCGGGCGCGACCAGCGCCTCGGGACAGCCCGAATACGCCTTCAACAAACGCCTGGCCGCCGCGGTCAAGGACGCCCTGGTCCAGGCCGGCTTCAGCAAGGCCCTTCTCATTGATCCCGTCGGCACGGACCTGCCTCCGGCCGGCCGGGCCGCACGAGCCAACGCCGCCAAAGCCGGCCTGCTCATCTCCATCCACCACGATTCCGCCCAACCCCAGTTTTTCACCACGGCCGTCATCGACGGCAGGCCGCGTCGCGTCTGCGACCGCTTCGCCGGCTACGGTGTGTTCTATTCCCAGCGCAACAAAGAGGCCGCCGCCAGCCTGGCCCTGGCCCGGGCCGTGGGCCGGGAGCTTGCCGCCTCAGGCCTGCCCTTCAGCTCCCACCACGCCGCCGACATCCCGGGCGAAGGCCGCCCCATCGTGGACCCCATTGCCGGCGTCTACCGCTACGACGGACTGGCCGTGCTCCACGCCGCGACCATACCGGCCGTGCTGGTGGAAGCCGGCGTCATCGTCAACCCGGCCGAGGAACAAGCGCTTCTCACCCAGGCCCGCCAAACGCAAACAGCCCGAGCCATAGCCCGGGCTGTTGCGGCGTGGTGCCGGGAACGCGGAAAGTAG
- a CDS encoding MTH1187 family thiamine-binding protein, with translation MSAILDFSIFPLDKGDSLSAYVARAIRIVRESGLPYVFSPMSTSIEGEWDEVLAVVTRCKEALEKDCSRIHVAVRIDWRTGPAGRLTAKIQAVEDHLAQA, from the coding sequence ATGAGCGCCATTCTCGATTTCTCCATCTTTCCCCTGGACAAGGGCGACAGCCTGTCCGCCTATGTGGCCCGGGCCATTCGCATCGTGCGCGAATCCGGCCTGCCCTACGTTTTTTCGCCCATGTCCACGAGCATCGAAGGTGAGTGGGACGAGGTGCTGGCCGTGGTCACCCGCTGCAAGGAAGCACTGGAAAAGGACTGTTCCCGCATTCATGTGGCTGTGCGCATCGACTGGCGCACCGGCCCGGCCGGCCGGCTGACGGCCAAGATCCAGGCCGTGGAAGACCACCTGGCCCAGGCTTGA
- the pbpC gene encoding penicillin-binding protein 1C has translation MTATASRPPRWRRRAAVAAAVLLLAALAGGLALFAATARPPFPLAALSPPPATVVAARNGQPLRLYLAPDESWRFPVRLSGVAPILPKLILAAEDKRFYRHPGVDPLALGRAALSNLAAGHVVSGGSTITMQLARLAQPKERTLAAKWREALAALALERKLGKDAILERYLNMAPYGGNIVGVGAAATLYFGKTPDKLSLAEAALLTVLPRSPLRLDPLRRPEAAKAARDKLLAAMARRGVITSEAAREAAAAPVPTRLAQLPFAAPHFAQMAREAAGPSPRIDTTLDPAAQKTATDVLRSRSRWLAAQGLGSVAAVVIEPASREVRVMVGGVDWFGDARFGQINGATIRRSPGSTLKPFLYAMAMDQGRVFPQSQMLDIPTGFGGYTPKNYDGLFRGRVTTEQALITSLNIPAVRLLNDVGPAPFLDLLRRGGLTTLDKPASHYGLSLILGGGEATLTSLTNLYACLADDGRFRPPVFLANAPAARAERLFSPEACALTTEILTRVERPDLPTSWERALAVPQVAWKTGTSFGHRDAWAVGISAGYAIGVWVGNMDGRAVAGISGAVHAGPILFELFRALEPYGSRPAARTGLNLATIEVCADSRELPGPDCPRRVPATIIPGRSRLTPCPIHRRTLVDTKTGERLTADCAAGHEATTAAVTEYPGELVSWWRSTGIPFESPPPLAPDCLGTAGAGPRIVSPSPATVYAVRPDIPADFQQITLSADAPAATTRLSWYVDGELAAQGPPGGRLFWRPTPGAHRFAVTDDQGRSHAVTVRVETPTPTKEDAP, from the coding sequence ATGACCGCAACGGCTTCACGCCCGCCCCGCTGGCGGCGACGGGCGGCCGTGGCCGCGGCCGTGCTGCTCCTTGCCGCCCTGGCTGGCGGGCTGGCCCTTTTTGCGGCCACGGCCCGGCCGCCCTTTCCCCTGGCCGCGCTGTCGCCGCCGCCGGCCACGGTCGTTGCCGCTCGTAACGGCCAGCCCCTGCGCCTCTATCTCGCCCCGGACGAATCCTGGCGCTTTCCGGTGCGCCTGTCCGGCGTCGCCCCCATCCTGCCGAAACTCATCCTCGCCGCCGAGGACAAGCGGTTCTACCGCCACCCCGGCGTCGATCCCCTGGCCCTGGGCCGCGCCGCGCTGTCTAATCTCGCGGCCGGCCACGTCGTTTCCGGCGGCTCCACCATCACCATGCAGCTGGCCCGGCTGGCCCAGCCCAAGGAGCGCACCCTGGCCGCCAAATGGCGCGAGGCTCTGGCCGCCCTGGCCCTGGAACGCAAGCTCGGCAAGGACGCCATCCTGGAGCGCTACCTCAACATGGCCCCCTACGGCGGCAACATCGTGGGCGTGGGCGCGGCCGCCACCCTCTATTTCGGCAAGACGCCGGACAAGCTGTCCCTGGCCGAGGCCGCGCTCTTGACCGTCCTGCCCCGCTCGCCCCTGCGCCTTGATCCCCTGCGCCGCCCCGAAGCGGCCAAGGCCGCCCGCGACAAGCTTCTCGCCGCCATGGCCCGGCGCGGCGTCATCACCTCCGAAGCGGCCAGGGAAGCCGCCGCCGCCCCGGTGCCCACGCGCCTGGCCCAACTCCCGTTCGCCGCGCCCCATTTCGCCCAAATGGCCCGCGAGGCCGCCGGCCCCAGCCCGCGCATCGACACCACCCTGGACCCGGCCGCCCAAAAGACCGCCACCGACGTGCTGCGGTCCCGATCCCGCTGGCTGGCCGCCCAGGGCCTTGGCAGCGTGGCCGCCGTGGTCATCGAACCGGCCAGCCGCGAGGTTAGGGTCATGGTCGGCGGCGTGGACTGGTTCGGCGACGCCCGGTTCGGGCAGATAAACGGCGCGACCATCCGCCGCTCGCCCGGCTCGACCTTAAAGCCCTTCCTCTACGCCATGGCCATGGACCAGGGCCGCGTCTTTCCCCAAAGCCAGATGCTCGACATCCCCACCGGCTTTGGCGGCTATACGCCCAAAAACTATGATGGCCTGTTCCGGGGCCGGGTGACGACCGAGCAGGCGCTCATCACTTCGCTGAACATCCCGGCCGTGCGGCTTTTAAACGACGTCGGCCCGGCCCCCTTCCTCGACCTCCTGCGCCGGGGGGGCCTGACGACCTTGGACAAGCCGGCCAGCCACTACGGGCTTTCGCTCATCCTTGGCGGCGGCGAGGCCACGCTGACCTCCCTGACCAACCTCTACGCCTGCCTGGCCGACGACGGCCGGTTCCGGCCGCCCGTCTTTCTGGCCAATGCCCCGGCCGCGAGGGCCGAGCGGCTTTTTTCCCCCGAGGCCTGCGCGCTGACCACCGAAATATTGACCCGGGTCGAACGGCCCGATCTGCCCACTTCCTGGGAGCGCGCCCTGGCCGTGCCCCAGGTGGCCTGGAAGACCGGCACCTCGTTTGGCCACCGCGACGCCTGGGCCGTGGGCATAAGCGCCGGCTACGCCATTGGCGTGTGGGTGGGCAACATGGACGGCCGAGCCGTGGCCGGCATCTCGGGCGCGGTCCATGCCGGGCCGATCCTTTTCGAGCTGTTCCGGGCGCTGGAACCCTATGGTTCGCGGCCGGCGGCCAGGACCGGACTCAATCTGGCCACCATCGAGGTCTGCGCCGACAGCCGCGAGCTGCCCGGCCCCGACTGCCCCCGGCGCGTGCCGGCCACCATCATCCCCGGCCGCAGCCGCCTGACCCCTTGCCCGATCCACCGCCGCACCCTGGTGGACACTAAGACCGGCGAGCGCCTCACCGCCGACTGCGCCGCCGGCCACGAGGCCACCACCGCCGCCGTCACGGAGTATCCGGGCGAACTCGTGTCCTGGTGGCGGTCGACGGGCATCCCCTTCGAGTCGCCCCCGCCCCTGGCCCCGGACTGCCTGGGCACGGCCGGAGCCGGTCCGCGCATCGTCTCGCCAAGCCCGGCCACGGTCTATGCCGTGCGCCCCGACATTCCGGCCGACTTCCAGCAGATCACCCTGTCCGCCGACGCCCCGGCCGCCACCACCCGCTTGTCCTGGTACGTGGACGGCGAACTGGCCGCCCAGGGACCGCCCGGCGGCCGGCTGTTCTGGCGGCCCACTCCCGGCGCGCACCGCTTCGCCGTCACCGACGACCAGGGCCGCAGCCACGCCGTCACCGTGCGCGTCGAAACGCCAACCCCAACCAAGGAGGACGCCCCATGA
- a CDS encoding response regulator, producing the protein MTDHRHVLVVEDSRVQAKIIFQHIADRTPFPTIVAHSFTEAEAAMTERRDSIFVAILDRNLPDDPEGRIVPLAKSLGIPSVVMTASFSEEVRKILLEENVVDYFIKSMAEMEAMERLIERLYKNQFVRALVVDDSKLFRARLTGLLRNLNITVLEAEDGRKALETLAQNDDVRLVITDYNMPNLDGFGLIEELRAGKSKERLAIIGVSAEGGGQTVRFLKVGANDFLVKPVEVEEFTCRVHMQLDMLDLLENLRELRAAHQG; encoded by the coding sequence ATGACCGACCATCGCCACGTTCTCGTCGTCGAGGACAGCCGCGTCCAGGCCAAGATCATCTTCCAGCACATCGCCGACCGCACGCCCTTTCCCACCATAGTGGCCCACAGCTTCACCGAAGCCGAAGCGGCCATGACCGAACGGCGCGACTCCATCTTCGTGGCCATCCTCGACCGCAACCTGCCCGACGACCCCGAGGGCCGCATCGTGCCCCTGGCCAAGAGTCTCGGCATCCCCTCGGTGGTCATGACCGCCAGCTTCTCCGAGGAGGTGCGCAAAATCCTGCTTGAAGAAAACGTGGTCGATTATTTCATCAAGTCCATGGCCGAGATGGAGGCCATGGAACGCCTCATCGAACGGCTGTACAAGAACCAGTTCGTCCGGGCCCTGGTCGTGGACGATTCCAAACTGTTCCGCGCCCGGCTGACCGGGCTGCTGCGCAATCTCAACATCACCGTCCTGGAAGCCGAGGACGGCCGCAAGGCCCTGGAAACCCTGGCCCAAAACGACGACGTGCGACTGGTCATCACCGACTACAACATGCCCAACCTCGACGGTTTCGGGCTCATCGAGGAACTGCGGGCCGGAAAGTCCAAGGAACGCCTGGCCATCATCGGCGTTTCGGCCGAGGGCGGCGGCCAGACCGTGCGTTTCCTCAAGGTCGGGGCCAACGATTTCCTGGTCAAGCCGGTGGAGGTCGAGGAATTCACCTGCCGTGTCCACATGCAGCTCGACATGCTCGACCTGCTCGAAAATCTCCGGGAGTTGCGCGCCGCGCACCAGGGTTGA
- a CDS encoding FlgO family outer membrane protein — protein sequence MRLTRLTSLLPLLLAALLSPLLMGALCGSGKNPPPPQYPDVAMAMAADLDRQLGPRLGMGTPTNSRGLYWLVITTPADLNNLERASPLSRLFGQELYAAFVGLGYNVQEIRKASDIIFSRSQGEFVLTRDTKALATTRATATLVLAGTYSVTPGGVRFNLEVIDARNNNIIAASSRTLPMDATVGAMAGLSPTAFVAPTVSTTDPATFEREMQPYMSRHW from the coding sequence ATGCGCCTTACACGCTTAACCAGCCTTTTGCCCCTTTTGCTGGCGGCCCTGCTGTCGCCGCTGCTCATGGGCGCCCTGTGCGGTTCCGGCAAGAATCCGCCGCCGCCCCAATATCCCGACGTGGCCATGGCCATGGCCGCCGACCTCGACCGCCAGCTCGGCCCGCGCCTGGGCATGGGCACCCCCACCAACAGCCGGGGACTCTACTGGCTGGTCATCACCACCCCGGCCGACCTCAACAACCTGGAGCGGGCTTCGCCCCTGTCGCGCCTTTTCGGCCAGGAACTCTACGCCGCCTTCGTGGGCCTGGGCTACAATGTCCAGGAAATCCGCAAGGCCAGCGACATCATCTTCAGCCGCAGCCAGGGCGAATTCGTCCTCACCCGCGACACCAAGGCCCTGGCCACCACCCGGGCCACGGCCACCCTGGTCCTGGCCGGCACCTACAGCGTCACCCCGGGCGGCGTGCGCTTCAACCTGGAAGTCATCGACGCCAGAAACAACAACATCATCGCCGCGTCCAGCCGCACCCTGCCCATGGATGCCACGGTGGGGGCCATGGCCGGCCTGTCGCCCACCGCCTTCGTGGCCCCCACCGTCTCCACCACCGACCCGGCCACCTTCGAACGCGAGATGCAGCCGTATATGTCGCGACATTGGTAA